The following proteins come from a genomic window of Sardina pilchardus chromosome 1, fSarPil1.1, whole genome shotgun sequence:
- the LOC134058728 gene encoding transmembrane protein 272-like, whose protein sequence is MGVSSALQSICGVACCVLGLPVLVTLKLLVLVIPISEIVIGALYLDSCPIQRYIPIYLVVTGVFTLSLVLLTCLPGSQADDADAEEVNGICCICNCWNSIVCLFLTCWFIAGNVWIYSIYQPNYDPAAGPHCDKTAYLFAFWITTLSYIMAGVHIVGSCICKALH, encoded by the exons ATGGGGGTCAGTTCTGCACTGCAAAGCATATGCGGAGTTGCCTGCTGTGTACTCGGTTTACCTGTTTTAG TAACTCTTAAGCTACTAGTGCTTGTCATACCCATTTCGGAGATTGTAATTG GTGCGCTGTACCTGGATAGCTGTCCGATACAGAGATACATCCCTATCTATCTGGTGGTGACAGGAGTCTTCACCTTATCCCTGGTGCTTCTGACCTGCCTGCCCGGCTCACAAgctgatgatgctgatgctgaagaAGTGAATGGCATCTGCTGCATCTGCAACTGCTGGAACTCCATCGTCTGCCTCTTCCTCACCTGTTGGTTCATTGCTG GCAACGTGTGGATCTACTCAATATACCAGCCCAATTACGACCCAGCTGCAGGGCCCCACTGTGATAAGACTGCCTACCTGTTTGCATTTTGGATAACTACACTGAGCTACATCATGGCAGGCGTACACATTGTTGGAAGTTGCATTTGCAAGGCATTACATTAA